TCCTCGTATCCAGGGGAGTTGGTGGCAATCGACGAATAGGGAACCTTGCCGACGCCCAGCAGAATCCCATCGACAATCGCCTGGCGGTCCACAGCGAAGGCGAGTGCTCCATGGATTTCCTGCGGCGAGATTGCCCTGATTCTGGTAGATGCAGACGATCTGGGTCAGGGGCGGGACGTCGATGACGAAGTAATTGTCGTCATCTCACCTGGTCGAGCTGCTCGGA
Above is a genomic segment from Thermomicrobiales bacterium containing:
- a CDS encoding ABC transporter substrate-binding protein encodes the protein MRAISPQEIHGALAFAVDRQAIVDGILLGVGKVPYSSIATNSPGYEEQPERFDFDPDKAKELLAST